Part of the Candidatus Margulisiibacteriota bacterium genome is shown below.
TTCGTTATAGTATGACCAATCCTTTTGTTTATCTTAGTACTAATGCCATGGGCACCTTAAACCTCTTAGAATTAATGAAAGAGTTTGGTGTCAATAAAATGGTTTTGGCTTCTACTTCTTCTCTATACGCTGGTCAACAAATGCCTTTTACTGAGGACTTAGCTGTTAATGAGCCCATTTCCCCATATGCAGCATCCAAAAAAGCAGCCGAGGTAATGTGTTATTCGTACAAACATTTATATAATTTAGACATTTCTATTGTCAGGTATTTTACTGTTTTTGGTCCAGCTGGTAGACCTGATATGAGTATTTTTAGGTTTATTAAATGGGTAGATGAAGGAACTCCTATTGAGTTGTTTGGGGATGGCACACAGAGTCGTGATTTTACTTATGTTGAGGATATTGCAAGGGGAACCGTACTTGCTACAGAGAAGAAGGTTGGTTATGAGATTCTTAACCTAGGTGGAGGGCAAGAACCTATTACAATGAATAAAGTGATAAAAATGATCGAAAGTTTGTTGGGTAAGAAAGCTATAGTAATCAATAAACCTTTCCATAAAGCGGACTTATTAGAAACTAGTGCAGATATTAGTAAAGCCGAGAAACTATTAGGGTGGAAGCCAAGTATAAGTTTTGAAGAAGGTCTTAGCTTGACGATAGATTGGTATAAGGAGAACAAAAATTGGTTAACCTCAGTGGTTCTATAGTTTTATTTGTTACATCACTAATGGGAATTGCTCTTCTAGGTTACACCTTAACTATTGTTATTATGCCTGTGGCTATCAAAAAAGCAATCAAGTTAAGAATTCTAGATGCTCCTGGTGACAGAAAGATACATAAATACAGTAAACCACGCGTTGGCGGTATGGTGATGTTTGTTGTTTATTTTTTTATGTTGGCTTTAATTGGAGTACTTTTTGACTATAAAATTGTGTTTCCAATTGCGGTCTGTTCTTTGCTTATTTCTTTTTTTGGATTTTTAGACGACCTTTTCAATATTCGGCCTATGTATAAGTTGCTATTCCAATTGTTAGTTGCCTTAATGACTTCCATGCACTTTGTTGGCTTTGGTATATCTATCAACGAAATATATTTACTTTTAGGAACTACATTAAATTTAGGTATGTTCTCAATTCCCATTACTGTTATCTGGATAATTGGAATTATGAACGCTATTAATTTAATTGATGGCCTTGATGGGTTGGCTGGAGGGATAACTGCTATAGCAGGAATGGCCCTATGCGTGTGTGCGTTTTATTGGAAAGAGACAGAGATGCTTTTTGTTGGAGTAGCTTTATTGTCGGTTGTTTTTGGCTTTTTGAAGTATAATCTTAATCCAGCTAGAGTTTTTATGGGCGATACAGGGAGTTTATTATTAGGTTATAACCTCGCTGTTTTTTCAATACTTATCTGTTGGAATCAACCTAAGGTGATGGCCTGTGGTATTCCTTTAATTCTACTAGGTATTCCTATTTATGATGTTTTTTCTGCTATTCTTAGAAGGGTAAAAAGGAACCAACATATTTTCCGTGCAGATAGAGAGCATTTTCATCATAGGATAATGAAAAGAGGATTTACACATAAACAGACTGTTGTTGTTATTCATATTGAATCAGCATTTTTGGCGGTATGTGCTTTAATAACACTTTTTATTAACAATAATGTAATGGTTTTTTATCTACTATCCTTAGCGTTTTTGATTCATATCTCTAGAATATATTTAAGGAAAAAATTTAGTTGATGCTAAGGAAAATAAAACTAATAATTTTATTTTTGTTGTTTTCTAATGGTTGGGCTTATTATACGCAAAATGATGCAAGCGTTTTTTTTAATAGTAAAAAAATAAATCTTAAGTCTTCTTTTTATATAAACAATAATAGATTATGTATTCCCTTAAAAGAATTTTCTGAGAAGGTAGGATTCTCCTATAAAAAAGAGGGTAGTTTTTTATTAGTTAGTGACGGTGATTACCAAACTGTTTCTTTTTTAACAGCTCATGATCAAGTCATGATTGGGGATGTCAAATATCATATGTCAGACAAAAGTTTCCCAGTGTATCAGGAGTGGTATGTTCCATTAGGATATTATGCTTGGTACTTAGGATATACGATGAACAGAACAGGCAATAATTATTATGTTTCTAAACGATTGGTTGATGTAAGTACCACACAAGATACTATTAAACTTAAATATGCCTCAAGTATTGATGGAGACGAATTAGAGCTAAAAAAAAGTGGAGATTATTACTCTCTTGACCTCAAGGCAACGGTTCTTTCTTTTCCGAGAAAAACCTTGTCTAATTCTTTTTCAAATCAAATTATTATTGGGCAAATTACCACTAAACCAGACTTGGCTAAGTTAAGCATTAGATCCACAAAACCACTTTTTTTAAGTAGAACAGCGGATAATGAAATTATTATAAGTGAAAAGAAAATAGAAAAAGTTTTACCTATTAAAGAGCAGATAATGCCCGAAGATATTGACACTATAAACACTGATAAGGTTAGCGATAGGGCTGTGTGGATTCCTTCTTTTGAGGGCGTTAGAAACATCATTTTGAGCGTGAAGGGAAAGAAGACGACGCTTACAGGACAGGCTATTTATAAAGATGGTAATTATTTGGTTCCAGCTGAAAATGTTTTGTTACATTTTGGGTTTAGTTATAATGTTTCTGATTCAGGTAACTTGTTAATTAAATACGGAGATAAGCCGGAAACAGATACGTTGGTCAAAGTATATATTATTAATAAGACTGTTTATGTACCATTACAACAATTAGCAAAAAGGCTAGGGTTTGGGCTTAGATGGGACTATCGAATTCACACACTGTTTGTGAACCCAATTGTTAATGATATTTCATTTAAAAAGACAACAAATGGAGACAGTGTTTTTATTAGTTCTTTTGTTGAAATTGAGCCTCGAAATCTTTTTGAATTGAATAAACCCAATAGAATAATTTTAGATATTCCTAATGCTGTTTTAGATGTTAGCAACACAAGTATCAAGGTTGATGGTAGCAATATTCAGCTTATTAAGGCTGGGCAGTTTGATGAGGAAACAGTTCGCATTGTTATTCAAGTTAACAAACCGATGAATTACGGTATGTCTATTTCGGATGATGGAACAAGGGTGTCTGTTTTACGTTCGGGAAGCATAGATAAGGTTTGGTATCAGACTTTTGATAAGTATAATCTCTTGAGTATTTTGGGTGTGGATATGGGAAAAATCAGCTGGGAACAAAAAGAAAATATCTTAGAAATTGATATACCCGATGCTTCTTATGGCGCAAAAGGTGTTTATTATTTTAATGATCCTTTTCTAGAAAAAATAGTTGGCAGCCAATATTCATGGGATCCAGTTGCTTCGCGAATGAGTATTTATTTTAAGTCACCACCGCAGTTAAAAATTGAACAATCAGGGGATAAAATAGATATCAGGATTGACAACAGTAAAGGTAAAGTTGTTTATGAAAAGAAGCAAGTAGTTGCTCCTAGGGAAACACCCGTGTCTTTAAAAATTCTTTCTGGCAAGAAAATAGTAGTTGAGGCAGGTCATGGTGGCGGTGATGTTGGAGCAATAGGCTTTGGTGGTAGATATGAAAAATGGTTTACTTTAGATACATCACAAAGAATTAAAGATATCCTTACTTCTTATGGTGCAACAGTTTTAATGCCTCTACAGAAGGATGCATCCATGTCATTATCTGGAAGAACCCAGTTTGCGAATAGAAATGACGCTGATCTTTTTATCAGTGTTCACTTTAATGCCTTCCATAGTGAGTATATTGGAGGTATATCAACTTATTATTATAGTGCCACTAGTTTGCCTATAGCGAGACATGTGCAACGAGAGATGGTTTCAGCCTTGGGTTTAAGGGACATTGGACTACGACAAGCAAGGTTTTTTGTGTTGTTCCATACGAAAATGCCTGCAATTTTAATTGAGCCTTGTTTTATCACAAATAAAAATGAATATGAAATGTTGTTAAAACCAGAAAACAGAGATAAGATAGCCAGTGCTGTTGCAAAGGGAGTGGTGGCTTATTATAAAGGCAAATAATGCCCCTATTGGGGTTTTTGATTCTGGTATCGGAGGCTTTACTGTTTATTCTCATTTAGCCAAGCTAATGCCTAAAGAGAATTTTATTTATTTTGCTGATAACTTAAACAGCCCCTTTGGCGATAAAACAATCCCTCAAATCTTGGCAATTAACGATAGAATTATCAAATATTTTTTGAGCAAAAAAGTTAAGATGATTGTTATTGCTTGTAATACTTCTTCCGCCTTAGCCATAGATCACAATAGCAATAAGTATGATGTACCCTTTGTGGATATGTTGAATGATGGACTTCGTTTTGCTCAAGAGCTTGAGGAAGGGACTAGGGTTGGAATTATTGCGACGCAAGCAACAGTAAATTCAGAGTCCTACTTAAAGATTCTTTCTAAGTATAATCCCAAGATTAAGGTTTTTCAGCAAGCTACACCAGAATTGGTTCCTTTAATTGAGTCAGGTGATATGGAAGGCGTTAAAGCAATTTTACCAAAATATCTTGAACCTTATGAAATTATGGATCACTTGCTTTATGGTTGTTCACATTATCCTCATATTGATGAAACAGTCCATGAGCTATATCCTAATTTTAAGACAATAGACCCAGCCTTGTATGTTGCAACAAGTGCTTATAAGAAATTAAAAAAAATAGGACTTAGTTCAGCCAATAAGGGCAATGTGCTTTGTTATACCAAAGAACAACCATCACTTGTTAAGTTAGCCAAGAAATTAGGTTTCACAAAGTTTAAGCTAATCAAAAGCAAACAATCGGCAAAACAATCTGCTTAACCTTTTTGTGTTTTTCTATTATACTTATGGTCTGTTTATTCTGGAGGCGTAGCCAAGTGTTCCGAGAAATCAGTCTTCGCAGAATGCGAGACATAATTTTTCTAGGATCCTCGAAAGTTTATGAAATCAAAGATTTCAATACTTTCGGGAGTAAGGCTGGTCTTTTAAGTTAACTAAGTTCTGGAGGCGTAGCCAAGTGGTAAGGCCGAGGTCTGCAAAACCTCTATCGTCAGTTCGATTCTGACCGCCTCCTCCAAAATACCTCATATCATAAATGACAAAAACTTGAAGCTGAGGTACGATTGAGTTCATAACTTAATAAGGAGACTTTATGCTTAACCTATTCATTTTTTTATTTATTGGTGTGGGATTAGGTGTTGCAATCGGATATTTGCTTGGGAAAATGCTTAATTCGAATAGTTCCTTAAAGGAAGAAATAGCTGGACTTAAAGTTTATAAATTAGAAAAAGAAGACCTCCAGAAAACTTGCAGAGAAGAAAAAGAGCTTATCCAAAAAAGGCTGGATGACTCAATTGAACATTTCCAAAAATTAAAGGCTGAGATTGCAAGAAAAGAAGAAGAAAATAAAAATTTAGTTGAGAAACTTCAGACACAAAAACAAGAAATAGACGAAAGATTTAAGTATCTACAAGATCAGTTTGCTAATCTTGCAAATAAAATATTTGAAGAAAAAAGTCAGAAGTTTACTACTCAAAATAAAGAAAATATTGATGTTTTGCTCAAGCCCTTGCAGGAGAAAATTCAATCCTTTCAGAAGAAAGTTGAAGATACTTATGATGACGAGAACAGACAACGAGCAGGGCTGAAACAGCAAATTGAAATGTTGGCTGATTTAAATAAAAAAATGTCAGAAGATGCCCACAATTTGACTACAGCTTTAAAGGGAGAAACAAAGACACAGGGCAATTGGGGTGAAATGATTTTAGAAACGATTCTAGAGAAATCAGGTCTTCAAAAAGGTGTAGAATTTAGTGTTCAAGAGTCTTTTAAAACAGAAGATGGTCAACAAAGGTATCCAGATGTAATTATTAATCTTCCTGGTAAAAAGCACATGGTAATTGACTCGAAAGTTACTCTTACAGCATATGAGAGATATATTTCAGCTGAAGATGCTGATAAGAAAGAAAAATTCTTAAAGGAACATATTATTTCTTTAAGAAACCATATCAAGGGCTTAAGCGATAAACAATACCAGAAGTTATATCAAATCAATAGTCCTGACTTTGTTTTAATGTTTGTTGCAGTTGAACCAGCCTTTGCTTTAGCAGTTCAACAGGACAATAATTTGTTTTATGAAGCTTTTGAAAGAAATATTGTCATTGTTAGTCCTTCTACTTTACTTGCAACATTAAGAACAATTGATAATATTTGGAGGCAAGAAAAACAAAACAAAAATGCCATGGAGATAGCGAAAAGAGCAGGAGATATGTATGACAAATTTGTGAATTTTGTGGATGACTTGAAAAAACTAGGTAATCAGCTATTAACAACACAAAGAACTTATGATGAGGCAATGAAAAAATTATCAACAGGAACTGGTAGCTTAGTTATCAGAGCAGAAGGTATTAAAAAATTAGGTGCAAAAACAGCTAAAAGCCTCTCAGTTGATAGCTTAGAAGATGTTGACCTTATTGAGGAAGAAAGTAGGGAATAGCAATGAAAAAAACAGCATTAAACGAAGAGCATAAAAAGCTTAAGGCCAAGATGGTAGATTTTGCCGGCTGGGAGATGCCAATTCAGTATACAGGAATTATTCATGAGCATAAAGCTGTCCGTGAATTAGCTGGTGTTTTTGATGTTTCCCATATGTGTGTGTTAGATGTGCGAGGCGATTCTGCTTTTGATTTTTTGCAATATGTAACAATTAATGATGTTGCTAAGCTAAAAATATATGGGGCTCAGTATTCAATGGTGTTGGATAAAGAAGGTCAGATACTTGACGATATTATAGTTAGCAGAATGGATGGTTATTTCAGGTTAGTCCTCAATAGTAGTAATGCTGATAAAATTAAAAAATGGTTTGAGTTGATGAAAAAAGAAAATAATTATGACATTACTTTAAATTATCGTGAAGATTTAAGTATACTTGCTTTGCAAGGTCCTAAGTCTCAGCAGATATTGGAAGAAATTCTTGGAGTTAAAATTTCTCTAAATAGTTTTTATTTTATGAAAACAAATTGGCAAGGTGAAGATATTGCAGTGAGTAGAACTGGCTATACCGGTGAACTAGGTTATGAAATTTTTATTTCTAATCAGTTGGCACCTCTTTTATGGCAAAAAATTATTAACAAGGGCGTTACTCCAGCTGGTTTAGGCGCGAGGGATACTTTGCGAATTGAAGCTGGTTTGCCGCTGTATGGCAAAGAAATTGTTGCAGATATTACTGCCTATGATCTGGGGTATAGCTGGATAGTTAGTTTGTTAAAGGGCGAGTTTTTAGGTAAAACTAAATTGGTGACTGCAACTAAGGATAAACGTCTTTATGGCTGTATTTTGGAGGATAAAGGTGTTTTAAGAGATGGTTATGAAGTGCTTGGGCATGGGAAAATCACTAGTGGTACTTTTTCTCCAACTCTTGGCACGGCGATTGGGATGTTTTATAGCGAAAAAAAACCTAAGGAAAACGAGGGAATATCAGTGGTGATAAGGGGTAAGGAGTTTAAGGGTAGAGTGATAAATTTACCATTTTTAAAAAAGAAAATAAATAAGTAAAATTTGGTCTTGAAATTTTAAAAATAGGAAACTAAAATAGTTTCAAAAATAGTAAGGGAGATTTAAGAAGATGAGTATGATAATAAATGGTTTATATTATTCTGAAGAACATGAGTGGGTAAAGGTTGAAGGCAATATTGCCACTATCGGAATTACCGATTATGCACAAGATGCTTTAGGCGACATAGTTTTCGTTGAGCTTCCAAATGTAGATGATGAATTTACTCAAATGGACGAGATTGGTGTTTTGGAGTCTGTAAAGACTGTGAGCAATATATACATACCTCTTTCGGGAAGAATAGTAGAAGTAAATGATGCAGCTATAGAAGATCCTGCCTTAATTAATTCTTCTCCATATGATGAAGGATGGTTAGTTAAGATAGAGATGTATGAAAAGTCTGAGCTAGACGACCTTAATTCCTCTGAGGAATATGAAGAGATGTTAGGCGAAGAGGAGTAAATGGTTACTTTAGGTAGTCTGAAAATTAATTTATATAAAGATTTACCAAAAAGCATCACTAATCCGGAAATTAATTTACCGCAGGGACTAAAAGAATCTGAGTTACAACTTGAAATCGAGAAATTAGCCGCTACTAATTGTCTTTATCCTAAAAATTTATCTTTTTTAGGTGCAGGTGTTTATCATAGGCATGTTCCAGCAATAGTTGATCATTTAACCAGTAGAAGTGAGTTCTACACGGCATACACTCCTTATCAGCCAGAGATAAGCCAAGGTACGCTAACTGCAATATTTGAGTTTCAGACTTATATGGCAGAGTTAACTGGGATGGAGATAAGCAACGCTAGTTTGTATGATGGGGCAACCTCTTTAGCCGAGGCTGTTCAAATGGTTGCTAGAGTTGTTAGCAAAGACAAGGCTAAGGTTATGGTTGCGGGGATTCTTTCTCCGAACTACAAACAAGTCTTGGATACTTACAATAAAGGCTTTGGGAATGATATTAATTATATTGAAGAGCTGAAGGGCATTGTGCTTGATGAAAGCCTAGATGCCATAGTCTTAATGTATCCTAATTTTTTTGGACAAGTTGTTGACCATGCCTCACTTATTGAAGAT
Proteins encoded:
- the rmuC gene encoding DNA recombination protein RmuC, yielding MLNLFIFLFIGVGLGVAIGYLLGKMLNSNSSLKEEIAGLKVYKLEKEDLQKTCREEKELIQKRLDDSIEHFQKLKAEIARKEEENKNLVEKLQTQKQEIDERFKYLQDQFANLANKIFEEKSQKFTTQNKENIDVLLKPLQEKIQSFQKKVEDTYDDENRQRAGLKQQIEMLADLNKKMSEDAHNLTTALKGETKTQGNWGEMILETILEKSGLQKGVEFSVQESFKTEDGQQRYPDVIINLPGKKHMVIDSKVTLTAYERYISAEDADKKEKFLKEHIISLRNHIKGLSDKQYQKLYQINSPDFVLMFVAVEPAFALAVQQDNNLFYEAFERNIVIVSPSTLLATLRTIDNIWRQEKQNKNAMEIAKRAGDMYDKFVNFVDDLKKLGNQLLTTQRTYDEAMKKLSTGTGSLVIRAEGIKKLGAKTAKSLSVDSLEDVDLIEEESRE
- the murI gene encoding glutamate racemase, translating into MQREWWLIIKANNAPIGVFDSGIGGFTVYSHLAKLMPKENFIYFADNLNSPFGDKTIPQILAINDRIIKYFLSKKVKMIVIACNTSSALAIDHNSNKYDVPFVDMLNDGLRFAQELEEGTRVGIIATQATVNSESYLKILSKYNPKIKVFQQATPELVPLIESGDMEGVKAILPKYLEPYEIMDHLLYGCSHYPHIDETVHELYPNFKTIDPALYVATSAYKKLKKIGLSSANKGNVLCYTKEQPSLVKLAKKLGFTKFKLIKSKQSAKQSA
- a CDS encoding GDP-mannose 4,6-dehydratase — translated: MKTVLLTGVAGFIASRTAKVFLDKGISVVGVDNLNDYYDVKLKNYRLTELNKTKGFTFYKGDIEDRQFLESLFQQYQFDAVVNLAARAGVRYSMTNPFVYLSTNAMGTLNLLELMKEFGVNKMVLASTSSLYAGQQMPFTEDLAVNEPISPYAASKKAAEVMCYSYKHLYNLDISIVRYFTVFGPAGRPDMSIFRFIKWVDEGTPIELFGDGTQSRDFTYVEDIARGTVLATEKKVGYEILNLGGGQEPITMNKVIKMIESLLGKKAIVINKPFHKADLLETSADISKAEKLLGWKPSISFEEGLSLTIDWYKENKNWLTSVVL
- the gcvH gene encoding glycine cleavage system protein GcvH, translated to MIINGLYYSEEHEWVKVEGNIATIGITDYAQDALGDIVFVELPNVDDEFTQMDEIGVLESVKTVSNIYIPLSGRIVEVNDAAIEDPALINSSPYDEGWLVKIEMYEKSELDDLNSSEEYEEMLGEEE
- a CDS encoding MraY family glycosyltransferase, which translates into the protein MVNLSGSIVLFVTSLMGIALLGYTLTIVIMPVAIKKAIKLRILDAPGDRKIHKYSKPRVGGMVMFVVYFFMLALIGVLFDYKIVFPIAVCSLLISFFGFLDDLFNIRPMYKLLFQLLVALMTSMHFVGFGISINEIYLLLGTTLNLGMFSIPITVIWIIGIMNAINLIDGLDGLAGGITAIAGMALCVCAFYWKETEMLFVGVALLSVVFGFLKYNLNPARVFMGDTGSLLLGYNLAVFSILICWNQPKVMACGIPLILLGIPIYDVFSAILRRVKRNQHIFRADREHFHHRIMKRGFTHKQTVVVIHIESAFLAVCALITLFINNNVMVFYLLSLAFLIHISRIYLRKKFS
- a CDS encoding N-acetylmuramoyl-L-alanine amidase encodes the protein MLRKIKLIILFLLFSNGWAYYTQNDASVFFNSKKINLKSSFYINNNRLCIPLKEFSEKVGFSYKKEGSFLLVSDGDYQTVSFLTAHDQVMIGDVKYHMSDKSFPVYQEWYVPLGYYAWYLGYTMNRTGNNYYVSKRLVDVSTTQDTIKLKYASSIDGDELELKKSGDYYSLDLKATVLSFPRKTLSNSFSNQIIIGQITTKPDLAKLSIRSTKPLFLSRTADNEIIISEKKIEKVLPIKEQIMPEDIDTINTDKVSDRAVWIPSFEGVRNIILSVKGKKTTLTGQAIYKDGNYLVPAENVLLHFGFSYNVSDSGNLLIKYGDKPETDTLVKVYIINKTVYVPLQQLAKRLGFGLRWDYRIHTLFVNPIVNDISFKKTTNGDSVFISSFVEIEPRNLFELNKPNRIILDIPNAVLDVSNTSIKVDGSNIQLIKAGQFDEETVRIVIQVNKPMNYGMSISDDGTRVSVLRSGSIDKVWYQTFDKYNLLSILGVDMGKISWEQKENILEIDIPDASYGAKGVYYFNDPFLEKIVGSQYSWDPVASRMSIYFKSPPQLKIEQSGDKIDIRIDNSKGKVVYEKKQVVAPRETPVSLKILSGKKIVVEAGHGGGDVGAIGFGGRYEKWFTLDTSQRIKDILTSYGATVLMPLQKDASMSLSGRTQFANRNDADLFISVHFNAFHSEYIGGISTYYYSATSLPIARHVQREMVSALGLRDIGLRQARFFVLFHTKMPAILIEPCFITNKNEYEMLLKPENRDKIASAVAKGVVAYYKGK
- the gcvT gene encoding glycine cleavage system aminomethyltransferase GcvT, which codes for MKKTALNEEHKKLKAKMVDFAGWEMPIQYTGIIHEHKAVRELAGVFDVSHMCVLDVRGDSAFDFLQYVTINDVAKLKIYGAQYSMVLDKEGQILDDIIVSRMDGYFRLVLNSSNADKIKKWFELMKKENNYDITLNYREDLSILALQGPKSQQILEEILGVKISLNSFYFMKTNWQGEDIAVSRTGYTGELGYEIFISNQLAPLLWQKIINKGVTPAGLGARDTLRIEAGLPLYGKEIVADITAYDLGYSWIVSLLKGEFLGKTKLVTATKDKRLYGCILEDKGVLRDGYEVLGHGKITSGTFSPTLGTAIGMFYSEKKPKENEGISVVIRGKEFKGRVINLPFLKKKINK